CCCAACCCAATTAACCGCTTGACTTAATAAACTATCCCTATTGCATTTACAACACCCAAGCCTTACATTTGCAACGCTTTTGGTTCGTGGTGAATAACCGCGATTAAAAGGGAACCCGGTGTAAATCCGGGACTGTCCCGCAGCTGTAAGCTCCAAAACCAAGGCCCATTCATTTGCCACTGTTTCGATTTATCGCGACGGGAAGGCCGGGCCAAGGGGAGTAAGTCAGAAGACCTGCCATAGCACAAAACTATTCATAGCTTTCGGGGATTGAAGCTTGAATGTGAAACCCGCTTCCAGCGTTTCCATTCCAAACTTTCCATTTCTGTATGCTGTGGGATTAAACTCACAACAACATGAAAAAAAATTACTTCAGAATTGTCGCAGGCCTGGGGCTTGTACAATTGGGGCTGCTTAGTACGGCAGTCCGGGCCCAGGACACCACCCGGGTACTCAACAATGTTGTGGTCACGGCCACACGTTCACCAAAAAAATTATCAGATATCGGCAGGGTTGTCACTGTTATTACTTCCGACCAGATCAACCGCTCGCAGGGGAAAACACTGCCTCAGCTTTTGAATACGGTGCCGGGACTTACCTTTTCAGGTTCGGAAAATGCGCCGGGTATATCATCGTCCGTTTATTTGCGCGGGGCTTCCAGCGGCAACACGCTAATCCTGGTGGACGGCTTCCCGGTAAGCAATGCTTCCGGTATCGACGGCACTTACGATCTTAACGCCTTTCCAATAGACCAAATAGATCATATAGAAATACTAAAAGGCAGTGGGTCAACCCTATATGGTTCGGATGCTGCGGCAGGGGTTATTAATATCATCACAAAACATGCGAAAGGAAATGGAATAAAGACGTCCGTTCAACTGGTTGGCGGAAGTTATAACACATTTAACGAATCCGTTGGCGTAAACGGAAATATCAACAATACCGGAATCGCGCTCAATTTGTCCGATGCCGATTCAAAGGGTTTTGCAGGCGCCACGGATACAACGGGTAGTGGTAACTTCAGGAAAGATGACTTTCATCAGCGTGCTGTAAGCCTGAATCTGAGCCAAAAGGTTTCGGATAAATTCTCTATCAATGGCAATCTGCAAACCAGCTATAATAAGGGCCATCTGCCTTACGGGGCATTTACCGACGATAAGAATTATACTTATGCAAACACTTTCCTTTTCGGTGGATTAGGTGCAAAATTGCTTGTCGACAAAGGCGCCCTAAACTTTAATGTCAGTCAGAATACGGTATGGAACCACTATAACGACCTGCCCAACGATGCTAATTTCCAGTCGTACTATCATGCGGGTAACATTGGCCGTATAACAAACACGGAAATTGTATTTAACGACAACCTGGGCAAATATTGGGATATTACCAGCGGCGCCGACTTCAGGTATAACGGTACCCACCAATTGAGCAATTACGATACGATACAATCGGTTAATAACAACATTATCAGTGCTTACACATCGCTATTTTTCAAATCGGACATCTTCCACATGGAATT
Above is a window of Mucilaginibacter ginsenosidivorans DNA encoding:
- a CDS encoding TonB-dependent receptor plug domain-containing protein, with the protein product MKKNYFRIVAGLGLVQLGLLSTAVRAQDTTRVLNNVVVTATRSPKKLSDIGRVVTVITSDQINRSQGKTLPQLLNTVPGLTFSGSENAPGISSSVYLRGASSGNTLILVDGFPVSNASGIDGTYDLNAFPIDQIDHIEILKGSGSTLYGSDAAAGVINIITKHAKGNGIKTSVQLVGGSYNTFNESVGVNGNINNTGIALNLSDADSKGFAGATDTTGSGNFRKDDFHQRAVSLNLSQKVSDKFSINGNLQTSYNKGHLPYGAFTDDKNYTYANTFLFGGLGAKLLVDKGALNFNVSQNTVWNHYNDLPNDANFQSYYHAGNIGRITNTEIVFNDNLGKYWDITSGADFRYNGTHQLSNYDTIQSVNNNIISAYTSLFFKSDIFHMELGGRYNHHSKYGDNFTYTINPSIFLAGQFKLFGTVASAFKAPSLYQLSSQYGNISLKPETTTSYEAGFDWTIINNTLTFNTVFYKRDTKDVIYFNSLPDPPYGKYENGSKENDKGYESELTLNLSNITASAYVAHVTGALTSANGTRSDILYRRPKNTFGASVNYKVIKTLSFGLNYKYTGDRVDQDFSTFPSTNATLKHYNLVDVHVQWQACKKMVLFGDLKNVFDEKYTDWLGYNTRGTNFMAGLKYQIN